In one Trichlorobacter lovleyi SZ genomic region, the following are encoded:
- the groL gene encoding chaperonin GroEL (60 kDa chaperone family; promotes refolding of misfolded polypeptides especially under stressful conditions; forms two stacked rings of heptamers to form a barrel-shaped 14mer; ends can be capped by GroES; misfolded proteins enter the barrel where they are refolded when GroES binds), with protein sequence MSAKEIRFNEEGRNAILRGVNALADAVKVTLGPKGRNVIIEKSFGSPLITKDGVSVAKEVELENKFENMGAQLVKEVASKTSDVAGDGTTTATVLAQAIYKQGSKLVAAGHNPMEIKRGIDKAVEAIVAELQKISKPIKDHKEIAQVGTISANNDKTIGDIIAEAMEKVGKEGVITVEEAKAMETSLETVEGMQFDRGYLSPYFVSDPERMEATLENATILIYDKKISNMKDMLPVLEQTAKSGRPLMIIAEDIEGEALATLVVNKLRGVLNVCAVKAPGFGDRRKAMLEDIAILTGGKVISEEMGFKLENTTMEMLGRAKRIVVDKDNTTIIDGDGSEADIQGRVKQIRAQIEDTTSDYDREKLQERLAKLVGGVAVIKVGAATETEMKEKKARVEDALHATRAAVDEGIVPGGGVAYIRALNALDSVVLPAEQQFGVTIIKSSLEAPIRQIADNAGIDASIVVDKVKNGKEAFGYNAADDTYVDMLEAGIIDPTKVSRCALQNASSVAGLMLTTECMIAEKPKKDSGMPAMPGGMGGMGGMGGMDY encoded by the coding sequence ATGTCTGCAAAAGAGATCCGTTTCAATGAGGAAGGCCGTAACGCCATCCTGCGTGGTGTTAACGCCCTGGCTGACGCCGTCAAGGTAACCCTGGGTCCCAAGGGCCGTAACGTTATCATCGAGAAGTCCTTCGGCTCCCCGCTGATCACCAAAGACGGTGTTTCCGTTGCCAAGGAAGTTGAACTGGAGAACAAGTTCGAGAACATGGGCGCTCAGCTGGTAAAAGAAGTTGCCTCAAAGACCTCGGACGTTGCCGGCGACGGTACCACCACTGCAACCGTACTGGCTCAGGCCATCTACAAGCAGGGTTCCAAGCTGGTTGCTGCCGGTCACAACCCGATGGAGATCAAGCGCGGCATCGACAAGGCTGTTGAGGCGATCGTGGCTGAGCTGCAGAAGATCTCCAAGCCGATCAAAGACCACAAAGAGATCGCTCAGGTTGGTACCATTTCCGCCAACAACGACAAGACCATCGGCGACATCATTGCCGAGGCAATGGAAAAAGTCGGCAAGGAAGGCGTTATCACCGTTGAAGAAGCAAAGGCTATGGAAACCAGCCTTGAGACCGTGGAAGGGATGCAGTTTGACCGCGGCTACCTCTCCCCTTACTTTGTTTCCGATCCGGAGCGTATGGAGGCGACCCTTGAGAACGCCACCATCCTGATCTACGACAAGAAGATCTCCAACATGAAGGATATGCTGCCGGTACTGGAGCAGACCGCCAAGTCCGGTCGTCCGCTGATGATCATTGCAGAAGATATCGAAGGCGAGGCACTGGCTACCCTGGTGGTCAACAAACTGCGCGGTGTGCTGAACGTCTGCGCTGTCAAGGCCCCCGGCTTCGGCGACCGTCGCAAGGCAATGCTGGAAGATATCGCCATCCTGACCGGCGGCAAGGTCATCTCCGAAGAGATGGGCTTCAAACTGGAGAACACCACCATGGAGATGCTGGGCCGTGCCAAGCGGATCGTGGTGGACAAGGACAACACCACCATCATCGACGGCGACGGTTCCGAGGCAGACATCCAGGGCCGCGTCAAGCAGATCCGTGCCCAAATCGAAGACACCACCTCCGACTACGACCGCGAGAAGCTGCAAGAGCGTCTGGCCAAACTGGTTGGCGGCGTTGCCGTAATCAAGGTTGGCGCTGCAACCGAAACTGAGATGAAAGAGAAGAAGGCCCGCGTTGAAGACGCACTGCATGCTACCCGTGCAGCTGTTGACGAGGGAATCGTCCCCGGCGGCGGTGTTGCCTACATCCGCGCCCTGAACGCCCTGGACAGCGTGGTACTGCCTGCTGAACAGCAGTTCGGTGTCACCATCATCAAGAGTTCTCTGGAAGCGCCGATCCGTCAGATCGCCGACAACGCCGGTATCGACGCATCCATCGTGGTAGACAAGGTCAAGAACGGCAAGGAAGCCTTCGGCTATAACGCTGCCGACGACACCTACGTTGACATGCTGGAAGCCGGCATCATCGACCCGACCAAGGTATCCCGTTGCGCACTGCAGAACGCCTCTTCCGTGGCCGGCCTGATGCTGACCACCGAGTGCATGATTGCTGAGAAGCCGAAAAAGGATAGCGGCATGCCTGCTATGCCCGGCGGCATGGGCGGCATGGGTGGTATGGGCGGCATGGATTACTAA
- the hemH gene encoding ferrochelatase, giving the protein MRDTAIILLQMGGPDSLEAVRPFLLNLFSDREIIKIGPAWLQPLIARMIVRRRTPAVMEKYREIGGRSPIQELTRAQADTLAAKLGIPCHVGMRYWHPFTAETLAQLRKTGTKKLVALSLYPHYSRATSGSSFNDLTRCLADLDSDLEVVRIPHFYDHPLYIDALTEKIEAGLASFPNRTGVQLLFSAHSLPQSFIAEGDPYLEHIQATVRLVMERFEGVQHRLAFQSRAGPVKWLEPSTDDTLKELAANGCKSLLMVPLSFVSDHIETLHEIDIEYAAEAHKIGISDFRRTESLNSSPAFISCLAELVRQALKSH; this is encoded by the coding sequence ATGCGAGATACCGCGATTATACTACTGCAGATGGGCGGCCCCGATTCCCTGGAGGCGGTCCGCCCGTTCCTGCTCAACCTGTTCAGCGATCGGGAAATCATCAAGATCGGTCCAGCCTGGCTGCAACCGTTGATTGCACGGATGATTGTCAGACGACGCACCCCCGCGGTCATGGAAAAATACCGCGAGATTGGCGGAAGATCCCCCATTCAGGAGCTGACCAGGGCTCAGGCGGACACGCTTGCTGCGAAGCTTGGCATCCCCTGCCATGTGGGCATGCGCTACTGGCACCCCTTTACGGCTGAGACGCTGGCCCAGCTGCGTAAAACCGGCACCAAGAAGCTGGTGGCCCTGTCGCTCTACCCGCACTATTCCCGCGCCACCAGCGGGTCCAGCTTCAATGATCTGACCCGTTGTCTGGCTGATCTGGATAGTGACCTTGAGGTTGTGCGGATCCCCCACTTCTACGACCACCCGCTCTACATCGATGCCCTGACGGAAAAGATTGAAGCCGGGCTGGCCTCCTTCCCGAACCGCACCGGTGTGCAGCTGCTCTTCTCGGCCCACTCCCTGCCGCAGTCGTTTATTGCCGAAGGCGATCCCTACCTCGAGCATATCCAGGCTACCGTCCGGCTGGTGATGGAACGGTTTGAGGGGGTGCAACACCGGCTGGCCTTTCAATCAAGGGCCGGGCCGGTCAAGTGGCTGGAGCCCTCCACCGATGACACGCTGAAGGAACTGGCGGCAAACGGCTGCAAGAGCCTGCTGATGGTGCCGCTCTCCTTTGTGTCAGACCATATTGAAACGCTGCATGAGATTGACATTGAATATGCTGCAGAGGCTCATAAAATAGGGATCAGTGACTTCCGGCGCACGGAATCGCTCAACAGTTCCCCGGCATTTATCAGCTGTCTGGCAGAGCTGGTCCGTCAGGCACTTAAATCCCACTAA
- a CDS encoding response regulator transcription factor — protein sequence MQPPILIVEDDLKIARIIKAYLEGADFRVIHADTARAALEKAEAELPLAVILDLGLPDKSGEELCQELKDLGSFPVIMLTAKSSEEERITGFALGADDYVVKPASPRELVYRVKAVLKRYDGAGAGEHPISFNNGTLILDSRRHTVTCRGESCSVTPTEFKLLQALAASPGRTYSRDELVSKALGYQFDGYERSVDAHIKNLRQKIELDSRKPEFIKTVYGIGYLFSGERDAV from the coding sequence ATGCAGCCTCCCATCCTGATCGTTGAAGACGACCTGAAGATTGCCCGTATCATCAAGGCCTACCTTGAAGGGGCAGACTTTCGGGTCATCCACGCCGACACCGCACGTGCTGCATTGGAAAAAGCCGAAGCGGAGCTTCCGCTGGCGGTGATCCTGGACCTGGGGCTGCCGGACAAAAGCGGTGAAGAGCTCTGCCAGGAACTCAAAGACCTGGGATCATTTCCGGTGATCATGCTGACCGCCAAATCCTCAGAAGAAGAACGGATCACCGGTTTTGCCCTGGGGGCTGACGACTATGTGGTCAAACCGGCCTCTCCCCGCGAACTGGTCTACCGTGTCAAGGCGGTTTTGAAACGCTACGACGGGGCCGGTGCCGGCGAGCATCCGATAAGCTTCAACAACGGCACGCTGATCCTGGACAGCCGCCGCCATACCGTGACCTGCCGCGGCGAGTCCTGCAGTGTCACCCCCACCGAATTCAAGTTGTTGCAAGCGCTGGCAGCCTCTCCCGGCCGGACCTACAGCCGGGATGAACTGGTTTCAAAGGCACTGGGATACCAGTTTGACGGCTATGAGCGCAGCGTTGATGCCCATATCAAAAACCTGCGCCAGAAGATCGAGCTGGACAGCCGTAAACCTGAGTTCATCAAGACGGTCTATGGGATCGGCTACCTCTTCAGCGGAGAGCGGGATGCCGTTTAA
- a CDS encoding sensor histidine kinase, producing MPFNLQRKLLVLLGLVILIALSSSVLLRNFVIRDFKAFGEGRMLDRLYQVQAVLEGRYEQSGGWQRDQVANDLVWAWLSGIELRLYDVDNRLVMDTGQALASLSPVMQQRIAASSSRRPLPPESSEFQSYPLFLRGEEIGHLDLQLPHPIYEAFFIRSSNQFLIYSLLGLGLTAVILSFLAARRISRPLQELTAAAEGLANGAPGPRVRAEGNDEIGRLATAFNRMADSLEAQEQLRKQLVSNAAHELRTPLMIIRGELEGMIDGLLPTTPEALQSLHDEAARLATILDGVDELSRAQAAGLQLQRQEFILLPLLHGIISRFSRSAEEQQVTITLSGDQAVTAWIDPDRFTQIITNLISNALKAMPHGGRLEIHLSATPHARYIEVSDSGSGIPAELLPHVFERFAKGKDGGLGLGLAIVKELVAAHNGTIAASSSPGNGTCFRITLPATTGGLHEHD from the coding sequence ATGCCGTTTAACCTGCAACGCAAACTGCTGGTACTGCTTGGCCTGGTGATCCTGATCGCCCTCTCCTCCTCTGTTCTGCTCAGAAATTTTGTAATCCGTGACTTCAAGGCCTTTGGAGAAGGACGGATGCTTGATCGCCTCTACCAGGTACAGGCAGTGCTTGAGGGACGTTACGAACAGTCGGGCGGCTGGCAGCGGGACCAGGTGGCCAATGATCTGGTCTGGGCCTGGCTTTCCGGTATCGAGCTACGACTGTATGATGTTGACAACCGGCTGGTGATGGATACCGGGCAAGCCCTGGCAAGCCTGTCTCCGGTGATGCAGCAGCGCATTGCCGCCTCAAGCAGCAGGAGGCCGCTTCCGCCGGAGAGCTCCGAATTCCAGAGCTACCCCCTTTTTCTGCGGGGCGAAGAGATCGGCCATCTGGACCTGCAGCTACCCCACCCGATCTATGAAGCGTTCTTTATCCGCTCCTCAAATCAGTTTTTGATCTACTCACTGCTGGGGCTCGGACTGACAGCCGTCATACTCAGCTTTCTGGCAGCCCGGCGCATCTCGCGCCCCCTGCAGGAGCTTACGGCTGCCGCAGAGGGGCTGGCAAACGGCGCCCCGGGTCCCAGGGTTCGGGCTGAAGGCAACGATGAAATCGGCCGCCTGGCGACCGCCTTCAACCGGATGGCTGACAGCCTGGAGGCACAGGAACAACTGCGCAAACAGCTGGTTTCAAACGCTGCCCATGAGCTGCGGACACCGCTGATGATCATCCGCGGAGAATTGGAAGGGATGATCGACGGACTGCTGCCCACCACCCCGGAGGCATTACAGTCACTGCATGATGAGGCTGCCCGGCTGGCAACCATTCTGGACGGTGTGGACGAACTGAGCAGGGCACAGGCCGCCGGACTGCAGCTGCAGCGCCAGGAGTTTATCCTGCTGCCGCTGCTGCATGGGATCATTTCCCGATTCAGCCGCAGCGCTGAAGAACAGCAGGTCACCATCACCCTGAGCGGCGACCAGGCGGTTACTGCCTGGATCGACCCGGACCGTTTCACCCAGATCATCACCAACCTGATCTCAAACGCCTTGAAGGCCATGCCCCATGGCGGGCGACTGGAAATTCATCTTTCAGCAACGCCGCACGCACGTTATATTGAGGTCAGCGATAGCGGGTCAGGTATCCCGGCTGAGCTGCTGCCCCATGTCTTTGAACGATTCGCCAAGGGAAAGGATGGCGGCCTGGGCTTGGGACTGGCCATTGTCAAAGAGCTGGTTGCCGCCCACAACGGCACTATTGCCGCCAGCAGCTCACCCGGCAACGGCACCTGTTTCCGCATTACACTACCTGCTACTACCGGAGGACTGCATGAGCATGACTAA
- a CDS encoding lactate utilization protein, whose product MSMTKELTDWSWEQKCQKAVEALGTNGFTAVYCRTPDDARSYILEAAADAASIGFGGSMTISDLAVQQPLADQGKEILNHGSSALSRDQKMEIMRRQLTCDLFLSGSNALTISGELINIDATGNRVAAMFFGPRRVIVVVGRNKLVDGTPQEAIQRVKQWATPPNAKRLSFNTPCAKTGFCSDCNSPDRLCRVTTIIDRKPRFTDLRVLVVNADLGL is encoded by the coding sequence ATGAGCATGACTAAAGAACTGACTGACTGGAGCTGGGAACAAAAATGCCAGAAGGCGGTGGAGGCCCTGGGGACCAACGGCTTTACCGCCGTCTACTGCCGGACCCCTGACGATGCCCGGAGCTATATCCTTGAGGCAGCAGCCGATGCCGCAAGCATCGGTTTTGGCGGTTCCATGACCATTAGCGACCTGGCGGTTCAGCAACCCCTTGCCGATCAGGGCAAAGAGATCCTCAACCACGGCAGCAGTGCCTTGTCGCGGGACCAGAAGATGGAGATCATGCGCCGCCAACTGACCTGCGACCTGTTTCTCTCCGGCAGCAATGCGCTTACCATCTCAGGAGAGCTGATCAACATTGACGCAACCGGCAACCGGGTGGCAGCCATGTTCTTCGGCCCCCGCAGGGTGATTGTGGTGGTGGGCCGCAACAAACTGGTGGATGGCACACCGCAGGAGGCGATTCAGCGGGTAAAACAATGGGCAACCCCTCCCAATGCCAAACGACTCAGCTTCAACACCCCCTGCGCCAAGACCGGTTTTTGCAGCGACTGTAACTCACCTGACCGCCTCTGCCGGGTTACTACGATCATTGATCGCAAACCCCGCTTTACCGACCTGCGGGTTCTGGTGGTCAACGCTGACCTCGGTTTATAA
- a CDS encoding ComF family protein, which yields MQHFLRTLATALQDLLLPPRCHICHKPVPDAGRLHICPDCRVGLPLAGSPVCSICGIPFQSAGDDHPCSRCIAAPPPYTAARAALRYEGACRDLIHHFKYNGKSYLRCPLGLITAELLAPFVAAQQPDLLVPVPLHPSRLRSRGFNQAVLLGDLLSRQWQIPLLRQGLKRTRPTPPQIELSREQRSTNLRGAFAVTTPDSVNNRHVMLVDDVFTTGSTLAECALVLQRAGCHTVSAVTVAHAP from the coding sequence ATGCAGCACTTTCTCCGCACGCTCGCAACCGCCCTGCAGGATCTGCTGCTGCCACCGCGCTGCCATATCTGCCACAAACCGGTCCCCGATGCGGGCAGACTGCATATCTGCCCGGACTGCCGGGTGGGCCTGCCACTCGCAGGCTCACCGGTCTGCTCTATCTGCGGCATCCCCTTTCAGTCTGCCGGGGATGATCACCCCTGCAGCCGTTGTATCGCTGCACCGCCACCCTATACGGCAGCCAGGGCCGCATTGCGCTATGAAGGTGCCTGCCGCGACCTGATTCACCACTTCAAATACAATGGCAAATCATACCTGCGATGCCCTCTGGGACTTATAACGGCAGAACTGCTGGCCCCGTTTGTAGCCGCCCAGCAACCAGACCTGCTGGTGCCGGTGCCGCTACACCCCAGCCGTCTGCGAAGTCGCGGCTTTAACCAGGCGGTGCTGTTGGGGGATCTGCTCTCCCGCCAATGGCAGATTCCGCTGCTGCGACAGGGTCTAAAGCGGACCCGCCCCACGCCCCCCCAGATAGAGCTGAGCCGTGAACAACGCTCCACCAACCTGCGGGGAGCCTTTGCCGTCACGACCCCGGACAGTGTCAACAATCGCCATGTCATGCTGGTGGATGACGTCTTTACCACCGGCAGCACCCTGGCAGAATGCGCTCTGGTGCTGCAGCGGGCAGGCTGCCACACCGTATCGGCGGTTACCGTTGCCCACGCACCCTGA
- a CDS encoding RrF2 family transcriptional regulator: MRLSTKSRYGLRALFDIAYHTGTAPAQIQDISRRQLISPRYLEQIFQNLKKAGILKSKRGPQGGYTLARTPDQITVLEVIRATEQDALLVDCAGQGKKTRRRKNECPFEGNCVTQTVWKDANDLLAELFGKLTLETLCQRGQEMGIEKDQASKMMYYI, translated from the coding sequence ATGCGGTTATCTACCAAGAGTCGCTATGGTCTGCGGGCCCTTTTTGATATTGCGTATCACACGGGCACAGCACCGGCGCAAATCCAGGACATATCACGCCGTCAGCTGATTTCCCCCCGGTATCTGGAACAGATCTTCCAGAACCTGAAAAAAGCAGGAATCCTGAAAAGCAAACGAGGCCCCCAAGGCGGTTACACCCTGGCAAGGACACCGGATCAGATCACGGTACTTGAAGTCATCCGGGCCACTGAACAGGACGCACTGCTGGTGGATTGTGCCGGCCAGGGCAAGAAAACCCGCCGCCGCAAAAATGAGTGCCCTTTTGAAGGTAACTGTGTGACCCAGACCGTCTGGAAAGATGCCAATGACCTGCTGGCCGAGCTGTTTGGCAAGCTGACCCTGGAGACCCTCTGCCAGCGCGGCCAGGAGATGGGGATCGAGAAGGATCAGGCCAGCAAGATGATGTACTATATCTGA
- the larE gene encoding ATP-dependent sacrificial sulfur transferase LarE — MIHYQRLKAILTRSTPLAVAFSGGVDSTLLLKVAHDTLGDRCCAITIDAPYHFRQEQDDATRFARQIGVRHLIIPFAPASVPDLLNNPPERCYLCKQALLKDCFVALPPHWNLADGSTCDDQKAHRPGSRALAELGVRSPLTEAGFSKQDVRLLSRQLELPDWDRPAQSCLLTRFPHHTDITPRALQQVEQAETAIKGLGFRVVRVRSLGTMARLEFEKGELAQAKLPGVCDQLEAICRNAGFTEVSLDPAGYRSGSMDQN; from the coding sequence GTGATCCACTACCAGCGCCTGAAAGCCATCCTGACCCGTTCAACCCCTCTTGCCGTAGCCTTTTCAGGAGGGGTTGACTCTACCCTGCTGTTGAAGGTTGCCCATGACACCCTGGGCGACCGTTGCTGCGCCATCACGATTGATGCCCCTTATCATTTCAGACAGGAACAGGACGATGCAACCAGGTTTGCCCGCCAGATCGGGGTCCGCCACCTGATCATCCCCTTTGCCCCTGCCAGCGTGCCGGACCTGCTCAACAACCCGCCTGAACGCTGCTACCTGTGCAAGCAGGCCCTGCTCAAGGACTGTTTCGTCGCCCTCCCACCGCACTGGAATCTGGCTGACGGCAGCACCTGTGACGACCAGAAGGCCCATCGCCCCGGCAGCAGGGCGCTTGCCGAGCTGGGGGTACGCAGTCCCCTCACCGAAGCCGGCTTCAGCAAGCAGGATGTACGCCTGCTCAGCAGACAGCTGGAGCTACCCGACTGGGACAGACCGGCTCAAAGCTGCCTGCTGACCCGCTTCCCCCACCATACGGACATTACCCCGCGGGCACTACAACAGGTTGAGCAGGCCGAAACAGCGATCAAGGGACTGGGGTTCCGCGTGGTGCGGGTGAGAAGCCTGGGAACAATGGCCAGGCTTGAGTTTGAAAAAGGGGAGCTGGCACAGGCCAAACTCCCCGGAGTATGTGATCAACTTGAGGCTATCTGTAGAAACGCCGGTTTTACAGAGGTCAGCCTTGATCCGGCAGGCTACCGCAGTGGCAGCATGGATCAGAACTGA
- a CDS encoding transporter has product MNSFLDGRQVCGIISGFVLGLGIVLTAGIVRAEDSEHRLGQGVSFAAGIGAEVSYGDYGSNAGATVVTLPVLVAVNPTEAIDMTLELPMVFLSSKSGSGFVVTQSGGAGRGRRSGSTTTTSTVTTTTTTTEAGLGDISLSVGWTVLPDGEQSPKIRPTLYLKAPTGDKDRGLGTGTLEAGPGLSVSKWLGDVQLFADAAYIFQGSTSSYQGKNYVSYSAGAGLQAMDRLFVSLFAKGSSTRVEGGTAPVEGRVKLNFLQSRRISWELYALAGFTDASPAAGGGMLLMYQF; this is encoded by the coding sequence GTGAACAGTTTTCTTGATGGCAGGCAGGTTTGCGGCATTATCTCCGGCTTTGTGCTCGGTCTGGGTATCGTGCTGACAGCCGGTATAGTCCGGGCTGAAGATAGTGAACATCGTCTGGGGCAGGGGGTCTCATTTGCTGCCGGCATCGGTGCCGAGGTTTCCTATGGAGACTATGGCAGCAATGCCGGTGCAACAGTGGTGACACTGCCGGTGCTGGTGGCCGTTAACCCGACTGAGGCCATTGATATGACTCTTGAACTGCCAATGGTCTTTTTATCCAGCAAAAGCGGGTCAGGCTTTGTAGTAACCCAGTCCGGCGGTGCAGGCCGGGGGCGCAGAAGCGGCAGTACAACCACCACCAGCACTGTGACAACAACGACAACCACCACTGAGGCAGGGCTGGGGGATATCAGTCTTTCTGTCGGCTGGACGGTGCTGCCGGATGGGGAACAGAGTCCGAAGATCCGGCCTACCCTGTATCTGAAGGCCCCGACCGGTGATAAGGATCGTGGACTGGGCACCGGTACTCTTGAGGCGGGCCCCGGCCTGTCGGTCTCAAAATGGCTGGGGGATGTCCAGCTGTTTGCTGACGCGGCCTATATCTTCCAAGGCAGTACCAGCAGTTATCAGGGGAAAAACTACGTCAGCTACAGTGCGGGCGCCGGTCTGCAGGCAATGGACCGGCTGTTTGTCTCGTTGTTTGCCAAGGGATCGTCTACCAGGGTAGAGGGTGGTACGGCACCGGTTGAGGGGCGTGTGAAGCTTAACTTTCTGCAGTCACGCCGGATATCATGGGAGCTCTACGCCCTGGCCGGCTTTACCGATGCCAGCCCGGCAGCCGGTGGCGGCATGTTGCTCATGTATCAGTTCTGA
- a CDS encoding sigma-54-dependent transcriptional regulator, which translates to MSKTARILLVEDDATFRSLLAAILDDEGYELVEREDGKAALKTLQRQSFDLVLSDLRLPGLNGLELFRRAQAEGIAPPFVLLTAFGTVEEAVAAMKEGVADFLTKPLKDPATLRVLVRRTLAVSMQERSLQVLQERDTAGLPPDEVLFAGQAMQQVRTLIADVAPTQATVLISGESGTGKELAARMIHRASPRRDAPFVALNCAAIPETLLESELFGHEKGAFTGATQARQGKFELASGGTLFLDEIGELPLALQSKFLRVLQERVFERVGGNRELRADVRIIAATNRDLEEEVRVRRFREDLYYRLHVFPIHLPALRDRRDGLPVLVRYLLRRAAIQTGREVQDIEQQALAAVAEYGWPGNIRELQNVIERAVILCKGQVTLLDLPGGVRQVTASGVIPKSNGSLRDRERNDILDALATCGNNRRLAAEKLGISKRTLQYRLKEYGLIES; encoded by the coding sequence ATGAGCAAAACAGCGCGGATCCTGCTGGTGGAGGATGATGCCACCTTTCGTTCATTGCTGGCGGCAATCCTTGATGATGAGGGGTATGAACTGGTGGAGCGGGAGGATGGCAAGGCGGCGCTCAAGACATTGCAGCGGCAGTCCTTTGACCTGGTGTTGTCAGATCTGCGCCTGCCCGGCCTGAACGGGCTTGAGCTGTTTCGCCGGGCTCAGGCGGAAGGGATTGCGCCGCCGTTTGTCCTGCTGACCGCCTTCGGAACGGTGGAGGAGGCGGTTGCCGCCATGAAGGAAGGGGTGGCTGACTTTCTGACCAAACCGCTGAAAGATCCCGCTACCCTGCGTGTCCTGGTGCGTCGTACCCTGGCCGTCAGTATGCAGGAGCGTAGCCTGCAGGTCTTGCAGGAACGGGATACGGCCGGTCTGCCGCCGGATGAGGTGCTGTTTGCGGGACAGGCCATGCAGCAGGTACGCACGCTGATCGCTGATGTGGCCCCGACCCAGGCCACAGTGCTGATTAGCGGTGAGTCCGGTACCGGCAAGGAGCTGGCTGCCCGGATGATCCACCGGGCCAGTCCCCGCCGGGATGCCCCCTTTGTGGCACTCAACTGTGCCGCCATTCCGGAGACCCTGCTTGAGAGTGAGCTGTTCGGCCATGAAAAAGGGGCCTTTACCGGTGCGACCCAGGCCCGTCAGGGCAAGTTTGAACTGGCATCGGGCGGCACCCTCTTTCTGGATGAAATCGGCGAGCTGCCGCTGGCGCTGCAGTCGAAGTTCTTGCGTGTATTGCAGGAACGGGTCTTTGAACGGGTGGGAGGTAACCGTGAGCTGCGGGCCGATGTGCGGATCATTGCCGCCACCAACCGCGACCTGGAGGAAGAGGTCAGGGTACGCCGCTTCCGGGAGGATCTTTACTACCGCCTGCATGTCTTTCCGATTCACCTGCCGGCACTGCGTGACCGACGCGACGGTCTGCCGGTTCTGGTGCGCTACCTGCTGCGGCGTGCGGCCATCCAGACCGGTCGTGAGGTGCAGGATATCGAACAGCAGGCACTGGCTGCAGTTGCAGAGTATGGCTGGCCCGGCAACATCCGAGAGCTGCAGAATGTGATTGAACGGGCGGTTATCCTCTGCAAGGGACAGGTAACGCTTTTGGATCTGCCTGGCGGGGTGCGGCAGGTAACGGCCTCCGGCGTGATTCCCAAGTCGAATGGCAGTCTGAGGGATCGTGAGCGAAACGATATTCTGGATGCGCTGGCAACCTGCGGTAACAACCGCAGGTTGGCTGCTGAAAAATTGGGGATCTCGAAAAGGACGCTGCAGTACCGACTCAAGGAGTATGGTCTGATCGAGTCTTGA